GCGGAGAACGCCAACGTATTTGTCTGGCGCGCCAATTAATGTACATACCCGATATTTTGTTGCTTGACGAAGCAACGAGTGCGCTAGATGCCGACAATACAAAGAAAGCTGAGGAGGCAATTTTTGGCTTAGCTAAAGATGAAGGTGTTTCTGTCATGTGGATTACACATAGCTATGATCAAAGCATGTCTCACTTTGACCGTCGTATTGATATTGTGGACGGCAAGATCAATAAAGATAAAAAGGGGGACATTGACGTATGAGTACGACAGCTTTATGTATATCAGCAATGCTCCTGATTATACCAATCGCAATTTCAATTAAAGAGAAGTTGAATATTGCTAAAGATTTAATTATTGCATCTGTAAGAGCCGTGGTGCAATTAGTGATTCTCGGTTTTATTCTGCATTTTATTTTTAATTTGAATTCACCATGGATATTGATTTTATTTGTCTTGGTGATTATCGTCAATGCATCTTGGAATACCATCAGCCGTGCTTCTAAAGTGATGCACAATGTATTTTGGATTTCCTTTGTTTCTATTTTTATCGGTACAGCATTGCCTTTAATTGTTATCGTGGCAGCAGGTGCTATTAAATTTACCGGTAATGAATTGATTCCGATTGCTGGGATGTTAGCGAACAATGGTTTAATCGCGATTAACTTGGCATATCAGAACTTAGACCGTTCCTTTGTGCGCGAATACGGCACGATTGAATGCAAACTTTCGCTTGGTGCTTCACCGAAATTGGCTTCGAAATCAGCGGTTCGTGAAAGTATTAAAATGGCGATTGTTCCGACGATTGATTCAGTGAAAACATATGGCTTAGTTTCTATACCAGGGATGATGACAGGTTTGATTATCAGTGGAGTGGATCCGCTTCAAGCCATCAAATTCCAATTATTAGTAGTATTCATCCATACGACAGCAACGATTATGTCGGCACTTATCGCTACTTATTTAAGTTATAAACAATTCTTTAATCATCGCGATCAACTTATCGGCAGCACACTCGATGCTGATAATGCATAACTGATATTCTATTCTGGAAGAAGCTGAGACATAATTATGTCCCAGCCTCTTTGCTTTTTATAAAAAAGAATTAGAGTGGAAGTCTTACATTCTATGTGAATTTCAATTATAATGGATAGGTTGAATTTACAAATTAATTTTATTCGAAAGGAGTGGCAGAGTATGTCTTTCATGCGTATCGTGACCTTTATTATCAGCGTGTTTATTGTCGGCATGGTGGAAATGATGGTTGCTGGGATTATGAATCTAATGAGCCATGATTTGCATGTGTCGGAAGCGTGGATTGGTCAGTTGGTGACACTTTATGCAGTAACCTTTGCAGTGTGCGGACCGATTTTGGTTAAGATAACGAATCGCTTTAATGCGAAGTCGGTATTGTTGTGGACAATTGTAGCGTTTGTCATTGGTAATGCACTCATTGTCATTTCACCGAACTTTGCTGTCTTGATTATCGGGCGTATTATTTCATCAGCAGCAGCGGCCTTGATTATTGTTAAAGTATTGGCTTTGACTGCTATGTTGACGGCACCGGAACATCGCGGCAAGATGATCGGGATTGTCTATTCTGGTTTCAGCGGCGCGAATGTGTTAGGGGTGCCGATTGGAACGATGCTCGGCGGTTGGCTCGGTTGGCGTGCAACCTTCGTATTTATCATCGTTATCAGTGTGTTGGCTGCTTTATTGATGGTGCGTTATCTGCCGACTGCCTCAGAACTCGCTTATGTATCAGATGGGCAAGGCAATGGTCAAACACCGCAGTCGAAAATTATTAATCGCACAGAAGTCATTAAATATTTAACGATTACCTTCTTATTGCTGACAGCTAACTCAATTACGTTCGTCTATATCAATCCATTAATGTTGTCTAACGGACACGATTTGAAATTCGTTTCCTTCGTCTTATTGATTAATGGAATTGCTGGAACGCTTGGTACCTCAATGGGAGGCTTCTTGGCTGATAAATGGTCCAGTAAGACTTGGCTGCTGACAGCCACGTTGACCTTTGCCATCGCCTTGGCCGTCATCAATTGGTTCTTATCCGCTTCCTGGATGCTTATCCTCATTATCTTTGTATGGAATGTCATGCAATGGAGTACCAACCCTGCTGTCCAAAGTGGTATTATTGAACACGTGCAAGGGGACGCCAGCCAAGTCCTCAGTTGGAATATGTCCAGCTTGAATGCAGGTATCGCAGCAGGCGGAATGCT
Above is a genomic segment from Staphylococcus piscifermentans containing:
- a CDS encoding ABC transporter permease, whose amino-acid sequence is MSTTALCISAMLLIIPIAISIKEKLNIAKDLIIASVRAVVQLVILGFILHFIFNLNSPWILILFVLVIIVNASWNTISRASKVMHNVFWISFVSIFIGTALPLIVIVAAGAIKFTGNELIPIAGMLANNGLIAINLAYQNLDRSFVREYGTIECKLSLGASPKLASKSAVRESIKMAIVPTIDSVKTYGLVSIPGMMTGLIISGVDPLQAIKFQLLVVFIHTTATIMSALIATYLSYKQFFNHRDQLIGSTLDADNA
- a CDS encoding MFS transporter, translated to MSFMRIVTFIISVFIVGMVEMMVAGIMNLMSHDLHVSEAWIGQLVTLYAVTFAVCGPILVKITNRFNAKSVLLWTIVAFVIGNALIVISPNFAVLIIGRIISSAAAALIIVKVLALTAMLTAPEHRGKMIGIVYSGFSGANVLGVPIGTMLGGWLGWRATFVFIIVISVLAALLMVRYLPTASELAYVSDGQGNGQTPQSKIINRTEVIKYLTITFLLLTANSITFVYINPLMLSNGHDLKFVSFVLLINGIAGTLGTSMGGFLADKWSSKTWLLTATLTFAIALAVINWFLSASWMLILIIFVWNVMQWSTNPAVQSGIIEHVQGDASQVLSWNMSSLNAGIAAGGMLGGLIVSHIGINAVTYSSSLLGFIIVIIILFLKKVRHTPAESSITSKSA